Genomic segment of Polycladomyces abyssicola:
AATGAACTGCAACACATGTTGTATACAGCCGTACAGTATGATGCGGGCCCGATCGCGGTACGATTCCCTCGCGGCACCGGGATGGGTGTACCGATGGACACGACGTTCCGCACCATTCCGATCGGCCAGTCTGAAGTGGTGCGTGATGGGAACGACGTGGCACTGCTGGCCTTTGGCCCGATGGTGGCGCTGGCCGAGGAAGCGGCTGAGCAGTTGAAGCGGGAAGGAATCTCTGCCAAGGTGATCAATGCTCGGTTCGCCAAACCGCTGGACGAGACGATGCTGTTGGAGCTGAGTCGCACAGGGATGCCCGTCATCACAATTGAAGAAGGGGCGCGCATGGGCGGATTCGGCAGTGCGGTGTTGGAGTTTTACGCGGATCGAAACATTCATGGCATGGTGATCAAAAACATCGCGATTCCGGACTACTTCGTCGAACATGGAAGTGTGGAAGAACAGCGGCAGGAAGTCGGTCTCACAGTGGAAAACATTGTGCAGACAGTGCGCAGTGTGGCACCGGCGATGCCGCGAAAGCGACAACGGGCGTAGGAGGTTCGTGTTGAGCAAGCAAAGGCTGGATGTACTATTGGTGGAAAAAGGATATTTTGAAAGCAGGCAACAAGCGCAGCGGGCTATTATGGCCGGTTTGGTTCGTGTCAATCAGGAACGGGTAGACAAGCCGGGGGCCAAGATTCCTGCGGATGCCGTGCTGGAAGTGACCGGTCAAGTGCATCCCTTCGTCAGTCGTGGCGGCCTGAAACTGCTGGAGGCGATTCGGGCTTTCCAACTGGATCTCACGGAACGCGTGGTGATCGATATCGGGGCTTCTACCGGCGGTTTCACGGATTGTGCTCTGCAACACGGTGCCAAACGCGTCTATGCCGTCGATGTCGGCTACGGACAGCTTGCTTGGAAATTGCGACAAGATCCACGTGTCGTCGTGATGGAACGAACCAATTTTCGCTATATGAAACCGGAGGATTTGCCAGGCGAGCAACCGGATTTGGCGACCATTGACGTTTCCTTCATCTCATTGAGTCATATTCTGCCGCCACTTTACCCGATATTGCGAACGGGCGGGGATGTAATCGCACTGATTAAACCGCAATTTGAAGCGGGTAAGGAACAAGTGGGTAAAAAAGGGATCGTGCGCGATCCCGCCATTCACCGGCAGGTGATCCGAGCTGTGTTGGACATGGCTGCATCCTGCGGTTTTCAACCGATGGGCGTTATCCCTTCTCCCATAACGGGTGGGGAAGGCAACATCGAGTTTTTGTCTCGTTTGACCAAAAGCGATACAAGTTCTTCCTCAGGGATCGTGACGGATGAAGCCATCACGGAAGCCGTAGCGGAAGCGCACCGGCGTCATGCATAGGAAAATGAGAGGATTTACTGAACCCCTCTTCGAATTAAGTAGGAAAAAGGAGGGAGAACTGTTGCTTCATCCCGGGGACCTGTTGGTCCTGTTCCTACTGATCGGAGCGGGGTTGTGGTTGTTGGCGCACAAATGGCGTAAACGTGATCGGTCCGTCACTGCCACATGGCAATGGACCGATTCAAGTTCTGCCATTCGGGGCGAAGTACCCGACATGTTGCGAGAGGAAGGGTATGACGTGGTGGCGGCCAAGCAAAAGCTTCCCGTCTATGTGCATGTGGGCTCACAATCGTTTGAAAGCCGGTTATATGTGGACTATGTGGCCAAACAGGGTTCAGACGTATACCTGGTGATGATTGCGCGACCGAAAAAACCGCTGTCTATGACCGGTGCCGCAATTCGGGATCGTTTTTTATCCCTTTTTTTGGCGTTGCATCCTACAGGGATTTTATATGTTGATCCGGAACGGGCGCATATTCACCGCATTCATTTTGATATTGCAGGGATCCGGTTTCCCGGACGCCGCTCGTGGGTATCCTATCTGATAACCATGGTTCTGGGCATGCTCTTGGCATTCTTCATCCGGTAACCCATGGATCACCGAGGTGAAGTCATTGACAACGATTGGCATATCCGTCAACAAAGGAAAACCCAAGACACGGATCGTCACGCGTGAATTGGTGCGATTGTTGGAAGAGAGAAATGCCGGTGTGGTACTGGAGCCGGATATCGCACAGGAGATCGGTCGTCCCGACCTCGGTCTCCCGTTGGAACGTTTTCCCGAACGTGCCAACATCCTGTTCGTCTTGGGTGGAGACGGCACCCTGTTGGGGTTTGCGCGCCGGTTTGCGCAGCATTCGTTGCCGATATTGGGGTTCAATCTGGGTAACCTCGGATTTCTCTCCGAAGCGGAACCGGACAATCTCGCTGATGCAGTTGACCGTGTGATCGCAGGGGACTATTACATAGAAGAACGATTGATGCTGGATGCGGAGGTGGTGAGGGACGGGCAGGTGCTGGAACGGAGTGTGGCATTGAATGACGTGGGCATCGCCAAAGGATCGTTCAGCCGAATGATCACTTGTTCAGTGTGGATGGACGATTCGTATTTGGGCACCTATTCGGGGGACGGTGTCATCGTCTCCACTCCGACCGGTTCCACTGCTTATTCGTTATCGTGCGGCGGGCCGATCGTATGGCCCGGACTACAAACGATATTGCTCACCCCGATCTGTCCGCACACGCTGACCGCCCGGCCAATGGTGCTGCCGGCTGAAAGCGTGTTGGAAGTGCGGGTCAGTGCCACGCATCAAGATATCGGTTTGACCATTGACGGTCAACTGGGGTTTCGGTTAAATGTGGATGATGTGATCCGTATACGCCGGTCTCCGTACAATACCTTGCTGATCAAATGGCAGGAACGCTCCTTTTTTGAAGTCGTGAGAAAAAAGCTTCAGGGAGATACGGATGAGGATCCTGGGTTGGAGGGCAAACGATGAAAGCTCAGCGTCACATCAAGATTCGTGAGATTATCGCAAGCAAGGATATCGAAACACAAGAGGAATTGGTTGATGAACTGAAAAAAGCGGGATTCAATGTGACCCAAGCCACGGTGTCCCGCGACATTAAAGAATTGCATCTCGTCAAGGTAGCGACGAACAATGGACGTTACAAATATTCGTTGCCTGCTGACAGACGCTTCAATCCGTTGCAAAAACTGAAACGCATGTTGGTTGAGTCGTTTGTCGGTGTGGATCACAGCGAGAACCTCATCGTCATGAAAACCCTGCCGGGTAATGCGCATGCATGTGCAGCATTGATCGACCATTTGGATTGGCCGGAGATTATCGGCACGATTGCGGGGGACGACACGATCCTGATGATCTGCCGCAATAAAGAAGTCGTCCCGGAGGTAGTGAAACGTTTTCTCGACATGCTGTAGGTTGTGGGAGTGGATAGGGATGCTTCGGGAAATGTCCATCCGCCATTTTGCCATCATCGACCATGTCCGTCTGACGTTTGACAACGGATTTCATGTGCTGACCGGGGAGACCGGCGCAGGAAAATCAATCCTGATCGATGCTATCGGTCTTTTGGTTGGGGGACGTGGTTCCGCCGATTTTGTACGTCACGGGAAAGGGAAGGCGGAAATTGAAGGATTGTTTGAGGTGCCGGCCGAACACCCCGTAAGAGACGTTTTGTCCGAATTGGGCATCGAACCGGAAGAGGATGTCCTTATCATCCGTCGGGAAATCGCGGCGAGCGGAAAAAGCACCTGCCGGATCAACGGACGCATGGTGACCTTGGCCATGTTGAAACAAGTGGGCGAACGATTGCTGGACATCCACGGTCAGCATGAGCATCAATCCCTGCTCAAACCGGAAGAGCACGTAGAATGGCTGGATGCGTTCGGCGGCGAAACGGTTTTGGCCAAACGCAGGGAGTACGAGGTTGTCTACCGAAAATACCGTGATCTTGAACGTGAATGGCAACGCTTAACGGTGGACGAGAAAGAGATGGCGCAACGGATCGATCTACTTCGCTTTCAACAGGAGGAAATCGCCGCTGCAAAGTTGACGGAGGGCGAAGAAGAGGAACTGGAGTTGGAGCGCAAACGGTTGGCGCATGCCGAGAAAATCGTTCAAAACGCCTCGGAAGCATATGAGGCGTTGTACGGGGAACGGCGCGGATTGGAACACCTGCATGACGCGTTGCAAGCGCTGGAAGAGATTGCACAGGTGGACGAGTCGATCCGATCCGTGTGGGAAATGGTTCAAAGCGCATACTATCAGTTGGAGGAAGCTGCGCGGGAGCTTGGAACATATCGTGACCAACTTGAATTTGACCCCGACCGGCTGGTCGAGGTGGAAGACCGTCTCCACCTGATTCACCAACTGAAACGAAAATATGGCGATTCGATCCGCGACATTTTGTCATTTGGTGAGCGCGTACAGGAAGAGCTGGAGCGATTGTTGAACCGTGATGAAAACAAGGAAGCGCTGGAAGCGGAAATGAGGAAGCTTCGCGCGGAATTGGATCAAAAGGCGGACGAACTGACCGCTTTGCGGAAACAAGCGGCCAGGCGTCTGGAGGAACGGGTGGAAAAAGAGCTGGCCGATCTCAATATGGGCGCTACCACGTTTCATGTTGCCTTTTATTCTTCTGAAACACCGAACGGATTGACGCCGACCGGCAAGGATCGTATCGAGTTTCAAATTGCGCCCAACCCTG
This window contains:
- a CDS encoding TlyA family RNA methyltransferase, which codes for MSKQRLDVLLVEKGYFESRQQAQRAIMAGLVRVNQERVDKPGAKIPADAVLEVTGQVHPFVSRGGLKLLEAIRAFQLDLTERVVIDIGASTGGFTDCALQHGAKRVYAVDVGYGQLAWKLRQDPRVVVMERTNFRYMKPEDLPGEQPDLATIDVSFISLSHILPPLYPILRTGGDVIALIKPQFEAGKEQVGKKGIVRDPAIHRQVIRAVLDMAASCGFQPMGVIPSPITGGEGNIEFLSRLTKSDTSSSSGIVTDEAITEAVAEAHRRHA
- a CDS encoding NAD(+)/NADH kinase encodes the protein MTTIGISVNKGKPKTRIVTRELVRLLEERNAGVVLEPDIAQEIGRPDLGLPLERFPERANILFVLGGDGTLLGFARRFAQHSLPILGFNLGNLGFLSEAEPDNLADAVDRVIAGDYYIEERLMLDAEVVRDGQVLERSVALNDVGIAKGSFSRMITCSVWMDDSYLGTYSGDGVIVSTPTGSTAYSLSCGGPIVWPGLQTILLTPICPHTLTARPMVLPAESVLEVRVSATHQDIGLTIDGQLGFRLNVDDVIRIRRSPYNTLLIKWQERSFFEVVRKKLQGDTDEDPGLEGKR
- the ahrC gene encoding transcriptional regulator AhrC/ArgR → MKAQRHIKIREIIASKDIETQEELVDELKKAGFNVTQATVSRDIKELHLVKVATNNGRYKYSLPADRRFNPLQKLKRMLVESFVGVDHSENLIVMKTLPGNAHACAALIDHLDWPEIIGTIAGDDTILMICRNKEVVPEVVKRFLDML
- the recN gene encoding DNA repair protein RecN; this encodes MLREMSIRHFAIIDHVRLTFDNGFHVLTGETGAGKSILIDAIGLLVGGRGSADFVRHGKGKAEIEGLFEVPAEHPVRDVLSELGIEPEEDVLIIRREIAASGKSTCRINGRMVTLAMLKQVGERLLDIHGQHEHQSLLKPEEHVEWLDAFGGETVLAKRREYEVVYRKYRDLEREWQRLTVDEKEMAQRIDLLRFQQEEIAAAKLTEGEEEELELERKRLAHAEKIVQNASEAYEALYGERRGLEHLHDALQALEEIAQVDESIRSVWEMVQSAYYQLEEAARELGTYRDQLEFDPDRLVEVEDRLHLIHQLKRKYGDSIRDILSFGERVQEELERLLNRDENKEALEAEMRKLRAELDQKADELTALRKQAARRLEERVEKELADLNMGATTFHVAFYSSETPNGLTPTGKDRIEFQIAPNPGEPLRPLAKIASGGELSRIMLALKTLFADVDHIPTLIFDEIDTGVSGRAAQAIAEKMVALGRKSQVLCITHLPQVACMADTHFYIYKEAESGHTQTHVEKLDRQGRTLELARMLGGVEVTDTTREHAQEMLQMAEQMKKAI